The Qipengyuania aurantiaca genome contains the following window.
GCGGAATGCTTCCTGATGGCAGGCCGGTGGCGGCGAACAATCTCTCCAGATAGGCGGCCTGCGGCATGGCCACCGCGCCCAGCGTGGCGAGATGGTCGGTCATGAACTGGCAGTCGAGCAGCACGTATCCCGCCCGCCGCATCGCCGCGACCAGCCAGGCGAGCGCGACCTTGCTCGCGTTGTCCGCGCGGCTGAACATGCTTTCCCCGCAGAACACCCGGTCGAACGCGACGCCATAAAGGCCGCCGACCAGTTCCTCGCCCTGCCAGACCTCGACCGAATGCGCGTGGCCTGCGCGGTGGAGCGCGATGTAGCTTGCCTCGATCTGGTGGCTGATCCAGCTTTCGGCCAGCTCCTCGCGCGGTTCGGCGCAGGCGGCGATCACGGAAGGGAAGGCCTCGTCGCAGCTCACGCGGAAGCGGTCCTGCCGGATCACTTTCTTCAGGCTTTTCGAGAGGCGGAACCCATCCAGCGGGATGATCGCCCGCTCGCGCGGTTCGACCCAGTAGACTTCGCGGTCGTTGCGATGATCGGCCATGGGGAAGACCCCGCTGCGATAGGCGCGCAGCAGCAGCTCGACAGGAATCGTATCGGGCGTGGGCGCGTGCATGGCAGGGGCCTACCACTTTGTTGCTTCTCTCGCGATACGTGTCTTGCCAAGCGCGCACGCCTATACTAGTGCGCGCGGCTCCGGCTGCAGGGGTGTAGCTCAGCTGGTAGAGCATCGGTCTCCAAAACCGAGGGCCACGGGTTCGAATCCTGTCACCCCTGCCATTTTCTCTTCATGACTTGTCGCTGACGCATGGCCGCACTATCGCTGCGCCCATGACAGAAGAAGAAAAGCAGAAGCGCGATCTGAAGGATCGCAAGTTTTACCCCGCGCAAAAAGAAGCCGAGTTCGAGAAAAAGGCCCTCAAGGTCCACACTCCGCAGACCGCGCATCCGTCCTACAAGCTGGCGTTCCAGGACAAGGACTTCCTCCTGCGCGAGGAATTGCGCCCGGTGCGTTTCCAGCTCGAGCTGCTGAAGCCCGAAATGATCCTCGATGAGGCGGGCGTGGGTTCGACCATGGTCATGTACGGCAGCGCGCGCATTCCTCCGCCGGAAGCCGCCGAAGAGGCGCTGGCCGGCGCCAAGGACCTGCCGGAGGACGAGCGCAAGGTCGTCGAAAGCTTGGTCGCGAAGAGCAAATATTACGGCGAGGCGCGCAAGCTGGCGCGGATGGTCACCGAAAAGTCGATCATAGAGGATGGCAAGCGCCAGTTCGTGGTCTGCTCGGGCGGTGGTCCCTCGATCATGGAAGCGGCCAATCGCGGGGCGAGCGATGCGGGAGGCGAAAGCATCGGCCTCAACATTATCCTGCCGCATGAGCAGGCGCCCAACCAGTATGTGACGCCCTATCTGTCGCTCAACTTCCACTACTTCGCGCTGCGCAAGATGCACTTCCTGCTGCGCGCCAAGGCGGTGGCGGTGTTCCCGGGCGGCTTCGGCACCTTCGACGAGTTCTTCGAACTGCTGACGCTGATCCAGACCGGCAAGATGAAGCCCATGCCGATCCTGCTGTTCGGCAAGGATTTCTGGACTCGCGTCGTTAATTTCGAGGCGATTGCCGAGGAGGGTACGATCTCGAAGAAGGACCTCGACCTGTTCCGTTGGTGCGAAACCGCGGACGAGGCCTGGGACCACATCAGCGCATTCTACGAGTTGTAACGTCGACCCGAGAGGCGGGCGCTAGTCGTCCGCCTCCAGCTTGCGCACGGCCTGGTGGCCAAGCGGTCCGCTGCCTTCGCCGAAACCCGGCGCCTGTTCGATGGCGGCGCGGGTAAAGGCGCGCGCGATGCGGATGGCGTGGGTCAGCGGCTGGCCGTGGGCGAGCATGGTCGCCAGCGCAGCGGAAAGCGTGCAGCCCGTCCCGTGCGTATGCCGCGTGTCGATCCGCGCGTGGCCGAAGCTGGCGAGTTTTCCGCTGGCGGAAACGACATAGTCGATCACCTGGTCGCCCGCCGCGTGGCCGCCCTTCGCCAGCACGATGGTGTCCTGCGCCTCGGCCAGTTCCAGCGCTGCCTCGAACACCTCTTCCTCGCCCACCGTCTCGCGGCCCGTCAGCGCGGCAAGTTCGGGCAGGTTGGGGGTGACCACCGTGGCGATGTCCATCAGCGCGCCGAAGCCGGCAATGGTCGCCTCGTCCGCCAGGACAGAGCCGCTGGTCGCCACCATCACCGGGTCGAAGACGATTGCGCCGGCGAAAGTGTCGAGTCGTTCGGCGAGCCGCATGGCGATTTCGGGCGAGCCGAGCATGCCGATCTTGATCGCGTCGACCCCGATGTCGGCAAGACAGCTATCGACCTGGTCCATCACGAGATCGGGGTGCATCACCTCGATCCCCTGCACCCCGCGCGTGTTCTGCGCGGTGACAGCGGTGATCGCGGTCATCGCATAGCCGCCGAGCATGGTGATCGTCTTGATGTCGGCCTGGATCCCGGCGCCGCCCGAAGAATCGGAGCCGGCGATGGACAGGATACGGGGCGGCGTGGCGCGCTCGCTCACCCCTTGAACTTCCGCGTGGTGCTGGGCGGGTATTTCTCCTGCAGGTCCTTCGCGCGGGTGGGCCGGTCCATCAGTTCGCCGCCGCAATTGGGGCACAGATCGTCCAGCGCATCGGCGCAGTCGGCGCAATAGGTGCACTCGAAGCTGCAGATGAAGGCGCCGGACGCCTCGGCGGGCAAGTCCGTGCCGCAGCGTTCGCAATCGGGACGCATTTCCAGCATCAGGCGGCCTCCCTCACGGCATCGCAGATACGGTCGACCACCGTCTCGACCTGTCGCGCGTCGTCGCCCTCGGCCATGACGCGGATGACCGGCTCGGTGCCCGAGGGACGGATGACGAGGCGGCCCTTACCTTCCAGTTCCTTCTCCGCCTCCGCGATCACGCTTTTAACGGTCTCGTTCTCCAGCGGCTTCCCGCCCGAATAGCGCACGTTCTTGAGCAATTGGGGGACGGGATCGAAGACATGGAGCAGCTCGCTCGCCGGCTTGCCGAAGCGGACCACGCTGGCCAGCACGCGCAGTGCCGCCACCGTGCCATCACCCGTCGTGCCGTAATCGCTCAGGATCATGTGCCCCGATTGTTCGCCGCCGACGTTGAATCCGCCCTGCCGCATACGTTCGAGGACATAGCGGTCGCCGACCTTGGTACGCTCGAGCGTCAGGCCCTGCCTTTCCAGATAGCGTTCCAGCCCGAGGTTGCTCATCACCGTCGCCACCACGCCGCCGCCCTTGAGGTCGCCGCGTTCGTTGAGGCGCGTGGCAATGAGGCCCATGATCTGGTCGCCATCGACCGTGTTACCCTTCTCGTCGATCACGATCAGCCGGTCGGCATCGCCATCGAGCGCGATGCCGATATGCGCGCCTTCTGCGACCACGCGTGCCTTGATTGCATCGAGGGAAGTCGAGCCGACATCGCGGTTGATGTTCGTGCCGTTGGGCTCGACGCCCATGGCGATGACTTCCGCGCCCAATTCCCAGATCGCGCTGGGCGCGACCTTGTACGCCGCGCCGTTGGCGCAATCGACTACGACCTTGAGGCCGTCGAAGCGCACGTCGCTCGCCACCGATTGCTTCACCGCGTGGATGTAGCGCCCACTGGCATCGTCGATCCGGCGCGCGCGTCCGATCCGGTCGGGGCTGACGAGGAGGGGCTGCTGCGTCA
Protein-coding sequences here:
- the aat gene encoding leucyl/phenylalanyl-tRNA--protein transferase yields the protein MHAPTPDTIPVELLLRAYRSGVFPMADHRNDREVYWVEPRERAIIPLDGFRLSKSLKKVIRQDRFRVSCDEAFPSVIAACAEPREELAESWISHQIEASYIALHRAGHAHSVEVWQGEELVGGLYGVAFDRVFCGESMFSRADNASKVALAWLVAAMRRAGYVLLDCQFMTDHLATLGAVAMPQAAYLERLFAATGLPSGSIPQAIAAANAHSSPGNSIAQDLTQTS
- a CDS encoding TIGR00730 family Rossman fold protein; amino-acid sequence: MTEEEKQKRDLKDRKFYPAQKEAEFEKKALKVHTPQTAHPSYKLAFQDKDFLLREELRPVRFQLELLKPEMILDEAGVGSTMVMYGSARIPPPEAAEEALAGAKDLPEDERKVVESLVAKSKYYGEARKLARMVTEKSIIEDGKRQFVVCSGGGPSIMEAANRGASDAGGESIGLNIILPHEQAPNQYVTPYLSLNFHYFALRKMHFLLRAKAVAVFPGGFGTFDEFFELLTLIQTGKMKPMPILLFGKDFWTRVVNFEAIAEEGTISKKDLDLFRWCETADEAWDHISAFYEL
- the thiD gene encoding bifunctional hydroxymethylpyrimidine kinase/phosphomethylpyrimidine kinase translates to MSERATPPRILSIAGSDSSGGAGIQADIKTITMLGGYAMTAITAVTAQNTRGVQGIEVMHPDLVMDQVDSCLADIGVDAIKIGMLGSPEIAMRLAERLDTFAGAIVFDPVMVATSGSVLADEATIAGFGALMDIATVVTPNLPELAALTGRETVGEEEVFEAALELAEAQDTIVLAKGGHAAGDQVIDYVVSASGKLASFGHARIDTRHTHGTGCTLSAALATMLAHGQPLTHAIRIARAFTRAAIEQAPGFGEGSGPLGHQAVRKLEADD
- a CDS encoding DUF1272 domain-containing protein, with translation MLEMRPDCERCGTDLPAEASGAFICSFECTYCADCADALDDLCPNCGGELMDRPTRAKDLQEKYPPSTTRKFKG
- the glmM gene encoding phosphoglucosamine mutase; protein product: MARTYFGTDGIRGRTNEGVMTAEIAMKVGQAAGTHFLRGGHRHRVVIGKDTRLSGYMVESALVAGFTSVGMDVIMTGPLPTPAIALLTREMRADLGVMISASHNPFEDNGIKLFGPDGYKLSDEAEMAIETLMTQQPLLVSPDRIGRARRIDDASGRYIHAVKQSVASDVRFDGLKVVVDCANGAAYKVAPSAIWELGAEVIAMGVEPNGTNINRDVGSTSLDAIKARVVAEGAHIGIALDGDADRLIVIDEKGNTVDGDQIMGLIATRLNERGDLKGGGVVATVMSNLGLERYLERQGLTLERTKVGDRYVLERMRQGGFNVGGEQSGHMILSDYGTTGDGTVAALRVLASVVRFGKPASELLHVFDPVPQLLKNVRYSGGKPLENETVKSVIAEAEKELEGKGRLVIRPSGTEPVIRVMAEGDDARQVETVVDRICDAVREAA